A window from Salmo trutta chromosome 29, fSalTru1.1, whole genome shotgun sequence encodes these proteins:
- the LOC115167577 gene encoding uncharacterized protein LOC115167577 — MDQSPSRSSMAPSIEELTEEMSRVVQVSELTGISMSQIMASRTSLGTPVTSVSQLLAPVTSLQSPMPPLPKAAWGSKEHDSNEISIISHLSSHCVDKSWPFAIYPRCEELIQQERMPPLEKYPSPTVPRKRSKSRAMSSLSLRSGCSEQTLTSIHEEDETKVVHLISQAVPEETPMEIMAAVEKVASKDSSNKKASFWRRLRCLCCLGKKEAATTKKTKVEEHEQEDAEVTRDAIFPTEMSLKCSGND, encoded by the exons ATGGATCAAAGTCCATCTCGTTCATCAATGGCCCCTTCTATAGAGGAGCTCACTGAAGAAATGTCTCGAGTGGTTCAGGTCAGCGAACTCACTGGGATCTCCATGAGCCAGATCATGGCATCCAGAACCTCCTTGGGAACGCCAGTGACTTCTGTTTCCCAACTCCTTGCACCCGTGACATCCTTGCAATCACCAATGCCACCTCTTCCTAAAGCCGCTTGGGGCTCCAAGGAACATGACTCTAATGAGATAAGCATTATTAGCCATTTGTCCTCACATTGTGTGGATAAGTCATGGCCTTTTGCAATCTACCCACGCTGTGAGGAACTAATCCAACAAGAAAGAATGCCTCCGCTGGAGAAGTATCCCTCTCCCACCGTGCCAAGGAAGAGATCGAAGAGCCGGGCAATGTCTTCCCTGTCGCTGAGGTCAGGGTGCTCTGAACAGACCCTGACCAGTATCCATGAGGAAGATGAGACAAAGGTGGTCCACCTGATCAGCCAGGCCGTGCCTGAGGAGACCCCAATGGAAATAATGGCTGCGGTGGAAAAAGTGGCAAGTAAAGACTCCTCCAATAAGAAGGCCTCCTTCTGGAGGAGACTGAGATGTCTTTGTTGCCTGGGGAAGAAGGAGGCTGCTACTACAAAGAAGACTAAGGTGGAGGAGCATGAGCAG GAGGATGCTGAGGTGACCCGGGATGCTATTTTCCCTACTGAGATGTCCTTAAAATGCTCAGGAAATGATTGA